ATCGGGAGGTACCGTTTATGGTGCTGGGTCTGTAGAGAACGTACAGGGCGTCCAGGCTTCGGTACAGAATCAAGCGGTCACGTCTGGCGCAACTATCATCGTGAGTGACGGTGGCAGGATCAATGGCACTGTTTCCCTGCTCGCCGGGGCATCGGCGCAGTTGACCGGAAATGTCGGTGGCACCGTCAACCTTGCCGATACCAGCTATGCCACCATGACTCTCTCGGCAGGTTCACTTCCATCTACCCTGATTACGGGGTTCAATGGGACGAGTCAGAGTCTTTCTGACAAGATCAAAATCGAGGGTCTGACAAAAAGTCAGATAGCGTCAGTCACAAAGGGCGCGGACCAGTTGACCCTCACCCTCAAGGACGGACGCGCTCTGACGCTAAATATCCAGAACGTGGGGACCACCGGCTATTCGATTATCGATTCCGGTACCGGGATTGTCTTGGCCGTCTGTTATCTCGCTGGTGTCCAGATCGAAACGCCTGACGGACCGATGGCGGTCGAGCAGATCCGGGTGGGTGACCGGATTACGGCCATTGTCAATGGTGCGCCTCAGTCGCGTGAGGTGATCTGGACTGGCAGTGGCCATTGCAGGATTGACCGGACTCTGCCCGATGATCTTGCCGGGTATCCTGTCTGCATTCGCAAGGATGCAATAGGGGCGGATATGCCGACCCGTGATCTTTATGTGACTGCCGAGCATGGCTTGCTTCTGGACGGCCATTTCATACCTGCGCGTTTGCTGGTGAACGGCCACTCCATTTTTTATGACACGTCTCGCGAAGAGTATGCATTCTATCATTTCGAGACGAAAGAACACTCGGTTGTGGTCGCTGATGGTGTGCTATCCGAAAGCTATCTTGATACGGGTAATCGGGCGATGTTCAGCGTCCAGTCCTCGCGTATTGACCCTGTTATCGGGATGTTGAGCTGGGACCGTGATGCGGCTGCACCGCTCATGACGGATCGCGAGCGTGTGGAACCGATCTACAATCGTATCGAAAAAATGCAGCCTGCCGTTACGAAGCTGGAGCGGGTACTGACCGATCAGACTGATCTGCATCTTCTGACAGATAACGGGATGATCATTCGGCCGCTGCGTGTTGCTGGCGCGAAGCATATCTTCCAGCTTCCGGCCTCGGTGCAAAGCGTGGCGATCCGCTCACGCACGGCGCGTCCCTGCGACATCATTGGGCCTTTCCATGATGACCGGCGTAATCTCGGTGTACTTGTGGGGCAGATCCTGCAATTCGTCTCTGGTGAGATCGTGGATTATGACAGGCATCTCTCGGACTGCGAGATGAGCGGCTGGCACGATTATGCTGGGGGCGCATCGCGTTGGACCAGTGGGGACGCCTTCCTCTTCGTGGCAGATTCGCTTGGTGAGGAACACAGGCTTGTCTCGCTCGAGATCCTCGCCGGAGGTCCCTATCTTTGCGCCGATGAGGATGCCGCAGGCGATTTGAGCGCCAACGCGGGATAACCGGGTGTTCCGACAGGGGGCTGGTTTGCCCGGTCCTCGTCATGGATCGCCTCGTTTGGGAAGCATTTCTTACCCACGAGATAGGTGAACGGAGGCACACACCCAAACCCGGTCGGGTCTGTTCGCGTTGATTGGACATCCAGTCAACGCGGAGTTCACGCAATGCCATCCATCGATGCAGCCCGATCCGGCGTTTTCGCCATAGGTGGTGATCTCGAAGTCGTCCGCCTCGGTTTTGGCGCCATGCGCATTACCGGCAAGGGGGTGTGGGGAGCGCCACAGAGCCACGAACAGGCTGTCGCGACCTTGCGTCATACCAGTGATCTTGGAATCACCCTGATCGATACGGCCGATTCCTATGGACCTTTCGTCTCGGAAGATCTGATACGCGAGGCGCTCTTTCCCTATGGCGGGCAGGTTATTGCCACCAAGGGTGGCCTGACACGTCATGGCCCCGATATCTGGCGTCCTGTTGGTCATCCTGATTATCTGCGTCAATGCGTGCTCATGTCGCTCCGTCGGCTGGGCGTGGAACGCATTGATCTGTGGCAGCTTCACCGTGTGGGGGCTGACTGCCCGCCAGAGACGCAGTTCGAGGCCATAGCCAAACTGCAGCAAGAGGGGCTGATCCGTCATGTCGGTCTGTCCGAAGTCGATGTGCCAATGATCGAGCGGGCAGGCGCTTTCTTCCCTGTGACGACTGTCCAGAACCGCTTCAATCTTGTCGATCGCAAATCTGAGGATGTGCTCGATTACTGCGAGGCGCACCAGATTGGCTTCATTCCCTGGGCACCGCTGGCTGCGGGGTCTCTGGCTCGCCCCGGCACGGTGCTTGATGCCATAGCGAAAGACCGTGATGCCTCACCGGGGCAGATTGCCCTGGCATGGCTTCTGCACCGTTCGCCGGTCATATTGCCCATTCCCGGAACCGGCAGTCCCGCTCATCTGGAAGAGAATGTCCGGGCCGCGTCCATTACATTGAGCGAGGAGGAGTGCGCAGCTCTGGACAAGCAGGGGCGCGAGGCCTGGAAAAGTTCCGAAAATTAAGGCTTTTCCTGCCATGATTGCGGGGGGCGACGAGGGCGCTGGACAATGCTAGAACGCTTGCCATGATCCACGCCACCACCGCCCTTTCCTCCACCGGGTTCCCCCTGTTCTGGTTCTCGACTGCCCAAGGTGGCGGAGGCAGCGGGCGTGTCCCTATGGGGGGTGGGCAACGCGGCCCGGAAGGGGGGCGCCAGCCGCCTCGTGGCCCGCGTTTCCGCCGCTGGCGCCAGGGCCTTGCAATCGCTGCCGGTATTGCGCTGGTAGGGGTGGCCGGATCGGGGCTGTTCGTCTGGCATCAGTATGAGCGTGTCGCGTCCGATCTGCCGAGCGTCGATACGCTCAAGACCTACCAGCCGCCGACCGTTAGCCGGATCTATACGTCTGACGATCACATCATGGCCGAGCTGGCCGCCGAACGCCGGATCTATATCCCGATCAACGCCATTCCCGAGCGCGTGAAAAATGCCTTCATCGCGCCTGAGGATCAGAATTTCTATACCCATGCGGGTCTGGATCCTCTGGCCATCATGCGTGCCGAGCTGACGAACCTGACCCATCGCAGCAAGCGGGCTCTGGGTGCCTCGACCATCACGCAGCAGGTTGCACGCAACATGTTGCTCAACAGCAATGCCCGCACGCTCGAGCGCAAGGAGAAGGAAGCCCTTCTGGCCCTGCGCATCGAGCAGACGCTGAGCAAGGACAAGATCCTCGAAATCTATCTCAACGGGATCTATCTCGGTAACGGGGCCTACGGCGTGGCCGCCGCTGCGCAGACCTATTTCAACAAGCCGCTCGATCAGCTGACCAATGCCGAGGCGGCTTTTCTGGGCGCGCTGCCGAAATCACCGGCCAATTATAACCCGTACCGCCATCCCGAACGTGCCATCGAGCGCCGGAACTGGGTGCTGGACCGCATGGCCGAAATCCATGCCATCTCACACGAAGAGGCCGCAGCGGGGCAGAAAGAGCCTCTTATTCCGCATGATGCGGTGCGCTTTGGCCCGCTGCCCAATGCCGAATGGTTCGGCAGCGAGGTGCGCCGTCAGCTGATTGATCGTTACGGGCCTGACCGCGCCATGCAGGGCGGCCTTGAGGTGCATACGAGCCTCGATCGCAAGTTGCAGGATGCAGCGACCCTGAGTCTTCGTCAGGGGCTCATGGAGTACGACCGCAGCCATAGTCGCTGGCGTGGCCCTGTGACGAAACTACATGATGCTGTGGCCGGTGACGGCTGGGTTGAGGCGCTGAAGGACGTTACGCCTCCTGCTGGCATGATCGATCAGTGGCGTCTGGCTGTCGTTCTGAACCCTGCTCAGGGGCGCGTCGGTTGGCTCGCGCATGGAGAGAAGCAGGAAGGTCAGGTCATCTCCAAGGATCTGGGCTGGATGCGCAATGCCGGGACACTGGCCGCCGGTGATGTGATCATGATCGAGCCTCAGGCTGAGTCTGGTCGCGTCGCCGTGCGACAGGTTCCTAAGGTTGAAGGCGCCCTTGTCAGTCTCGATGCGCGCACTGGGCGTGTGCTGGCGATGGTGGGCGGCTGGTCGTTCAAGGAATCGCAGTTCAACCGTGCCACACAGGCGCTGCGCCAGCCCGGATCGTCGTTCAAGCCCTTCGTCTATCTCGATGCGATGGAGCAGGGCATACCGCCCTCCGAGAAGTTCGATGATGCACCGGTTTCCTATGGTGACTGGCATCCTAAGAATTACGAGGAAGACAACTGGGGCCCGACAACCCTGCATGATGCCCTGCGTGAGAGCCGCAACCTCGTGACGATCCGCCTGGCGGCGCATCTGGGCATGAAATCCGTGGCCGATATGGCGATCTCCATCGGTCTGGTCGACCAGATGCCGCATGTGCTGCCAGCAGCGCTTGGTGCGGTCGAGACCACAGTGCTGCGTGAGGCAGGGGCCTATGCCACGATCGCTTCCGGCGGCAAGCTGGTGACACCCAGCCTGATCGACGAGGTGCTGGATCGCGATGGCAGTGTCTTGTGGAAGCCCGAGGGCCTCGCCCTTGGCACGACCATGCAGGCCCCCAACCAGACAGCAATCATGGCCCCGGCTGGAGCCCCCGGTGCAACACCTGCTGCCGCGCCCTCTGGCAACCCCGCGGATGCGACTACACCATCCACGCCGCCGCCTGCAGTCCCCTCGGGCCCGGTTCCCGGCAGTGTGGAGGTACCGCAGGTGCAGGATAACCGCCGTCAGGTGGCCAGCGCTGCAAGCGCCTATCAGATTACGGCCATGATGCAGGACGTGATCAAGCGCGGCACAGGCACGATTGCGGGGCAGGGCATCACGCGTGACATAGCAGGCAAGACGGGTACCAGTCAGGACTTCCGCGATGCGTGGTTTGCCGGTTTCACCCCCGATATCGTCACGGTGGTCTGGGTCGGGTTCGACACGCCGCAATCGCTTGGTAAGAGCGAGACGGGGGGGCGTATTGCCGGGCCGATCTGGAACCGTTTCATGAAGGTAGCCCTCGAGGGGCGGCCCGAACTGCACTTCCGTGTGCCGGAGGGCGTGACCCTTGCTCGTTACGACACAGGCCGACTGATGGCAGTCGACGGCTTCAAGGCGGATCAGGTGCCGGGCATGAGCATCGCCCTGCACGGGTTCGGCGCGGGAACAGAGGCGCTCACTGCGGCCGATACTGGGACCGATCTGTATGATACTGAAACCGATATGGCAGGGGCCTCGAGTCAGGCCGGGCTGAGCGAGCCCGGCGGCGAGAATTCGGGTGCCGCCAAGAAACAACAGGCCCCCAATGCCCAGCCACAGGGTGACATTGGCATGGGTGGGCTTTATTGAGAC
The sequence above is drawn from the Asaia bogorensis NBRC 16594 genome and encodes:
- a CDS encoding Hint domain-containing protein; protein product: MAGGNFVIKPGITSQVAYINSTILVQPGGALMARTQTNCVTTIQGGGSAYLTTFLGGALTLQGGALVQQSNLTGGVGVTAQAQSTLQGCSVEAASNVNCATDVRLTGTTINKGSISGGTVYGAGSVENVQGVQASVQNQAVTSGATIIVSDGGRINGTVSLLAGASAQLTGNVGGTVNLADTSYATMTLSAGSLPSTLITGFNGTSQSLSDKIKIEGLTKSQIASVTKGADQLTLTLKDGRALTLNIQNVGTTGYSIIDSGTGIVLAVCYLAGVQIETPDGPMAVEQIRVGDRITAIVNGAPQSREVIWTGSGHCRIDRTLPDDLAGYPVCIRKDAIGADMPTRDLYVTAEHGLLLDGHFIPARLLVNGHSIFYDTSREEYAFYHFETKEHSVVVADGVLSESYLDTGNRAMFSVQSSRIDPVIGMLSWDRDAAAPLMTDRERVEPIYNRIEKMQPAVTKLERVLTDQTDLHLLTDNGMIIRPLRVAGAKHIFQLPASVQSVAIRSRTARPCDIIGPFHDDRRNLGVLVGQILQFVSGEIVDYDRHLSDCEMSGWHDYAGGASRWTSGDAFLFVADSLGEEHRLVSLEILAGGPYLCADEDAAGDLSANAG
- a CDS encoding penicillin-binding protein 1A, whose protein sequence is MGGGQRGPEGGRQPPRGPRFRRWRQGLAIAAGIALVGVAGSGLFVWHQYERVASDLPSVDTLKTYQPPTVSRIYTSDDHIMAELAAERRIYIPINAIPERVKNAFIAPEDQNFYTHAGLDPLAIMRAELTNLTHRSKRALGASTITQQVARNMLLNSNARTLERKEKEALLALRIEQTLSKDKILEIYLNGIYLGNGAYGVAAAAQTYFNKPLDQLTNAEAAFLGALPKSPANYNPYRHPERAIERRNWVLDRMAEIHAISHEEAAAGQKEPLIPHDAVRFGPLPNAEWFGSEVRRQLIDRYGPDRAMQGGLEVHTSLDRKLQDAATLSLRQGLMEYDRSHSRWRGPVTKLHDAVAGDGWVEALKDVTPPAGMIDQWRLAVVLNPAQGRVGWLAHGEKQEGQVISKDLGWMRNAGTLAAGDVIMIEPQAESGRVAVRQVPKVEGALVSLDARTGRVLAMVGGWSFKESQFNRATQALRQPGSSFKPFVYLDAMEQGIPPSEKFDDAPVSYGDWHPKNYEEDNWGPTTLHDALRESRNLVTIRLAAHLGMKSVADMAISIGLVDQMPHVLPAALGAVETTVLREAGAYATIASGGKLVTPSLIDEVLDRDGSVLWKPEGLALGTTMQAPNQTAIMAPAGAPGATPAAAPSGNPADATTPSTPPPAVPSGPVPGSVEVPQVQDNRRQVASAASAYQITAMMQDVIKRGTGTIAGQGITRDIAGKTGTSQDFRDAWFAGFTPDIVTVVWVGFDTPQSLGKSETGGRIAGPIWNRFMKVALEGRPELHFRVPEGVTLARYDTGRLMAVDGFKADQVPGMSIALHGFGAGTEALTAADTGTDLYDTETDMAGASSQAGLSEPGGENSGAAKKQQAPNAQPQGDIGMGGLY
- a CDS encoding aldo/keto reductase, translated to MPSIDAARSGVFAIGGDLEVVRLGFGAMRITGKGVWGAPQSHEQAVATLRHTSDLGITLIDTADSYGPFVSEDLIREALFPYGGQVIATKGGLTRHGPDIWRPVGHPDYLRQCVLMSLRRLGVERIDLWQLHRVGADCPPETQFEAIAKLQQEGLIRHVGLSEVDVPMIERAGAFFPVTTVQNRFNLVDRKSEDVLDYCEAHQIGFIPWAPLAAGSLARPGTVLDAIAKDRDASPGQIALAWLLHRSPVILPIPGTGSPAHLEENVRAASITLSEEECAALDKQGREAWKSSEN